TTTTTATGTTAATTTGGTGTAAAATTAAAGTGCAAAACGAGCGAAGGGGCCCTAAAATTCGGCGGAAGTTCAGGAACCTTGGAAATCTGCACGGCGCGCACCGACAAGTGGTCCCAGGTCTTGTTTCCGGAACTGCGCTTAAGCGTAATCGCCGTAATGCCGCCGAAACGGTCCACCGTGAACTGCACCGTCGTCTTCACGTCACGGCGCACGTTCAAGTTCGAAGGCGGATTGAAATTGCTCATAATAATTTGTTTCAAGCGTTCCAAATAAACTTGCATCAGCGGATCCATATCCACGGAACCCACCGGGTTAAGGCTCGGAGCCTCGACAGCCGTCGGCAAGTCCAAGTCGTCCACTTCAAAGTCATCCTGCGGTTCCGGCTCCGGTTCTGGTTCCGGCTGCGGCTCCTCTACCGGTTCCGGTTCAGGCGGTTTTTCTTCAACCTTCGGTTCGGGCGGCAGCTGCTTGTCTACCTTGGGTTTCGGTTCCACCTTGGGCTTAGGCTCTATCGGCTTGGGCTGTTCGGGCTTCGGTTCAA
The Fibrobacter sp. UWH4 DNA segment above includes these coding regions:
- a CDS encoding energy transducer TonB; the protein is MSADRNIQYFSSDDDGMMVKIIVCAVVFHLLIAGICVAFHFVNFKHEPEPIPVFEMVQVNQVKPRPQPPRPKPVEPKPEQPKPIEPKPKVEPKPKVDKQLPPEPKVEEKPPEPEPVEEPQPEPEPEPEPQDDFEVDDLDLPTAVEAPSLNPVGSVDMDPLMQVYLERLKQIIMSNFNPPSNLNVRRDVKTTVQFTVDRFGGITAITLKRSSGNKTWDHLSVRAVQISKVPELPPNFRAPSLVLHFNFTPN